The Streptomyces sp. NBC_00440 genome contains a region encoding:
- a CDS encoding XdhC/CoxI family protein translates to MLDIAEELNRWVEQGREFAVATVVAVGGSAPRRPGAALAVDTEGTAIGSVSGGCVEGAVYELCQEALETGRSVVERFGYSDEDAFAVGLTCGGVIDILITPLRAGAPSRQTYVAALAAAAAGTSAAVARITEGPDDLLGRAVLVHTDGSYEGTLGGQRELDRTAVSQALAMLDAGRTETITIGEDGSLCGRPLTLLVESSVPPPRMIVFGAIDFASALVSVGKLLGYRVTVCDARPVFATATRFPDADEIVVDWPHRYLESTEVDSRTVLCVLTHDAKFDVPLLKLALTLPVAYVGAMGSRRTHLDRNTRLREVGVTEMELNRLRSPIGLDLGARTPEETALSIGAEIVAHRRGGTGVPLTGAHTPIHHDGSTGPAGRIGSVA, encoded by the coding sequence ATGCTGGACATCGCCGAAGAACTGAACCGGTGGGTCGAGCAGGGACGCGAATTCGCCGTCGCCACCGTGGTGGCGGTCGGCGGAAGCGCACCGCGCCGCCCCGGAGCCGCACTCGCGGTGGACACCGAGGGCACCGCGATCGGGTCGGTCTCCGGCGGCTGTGTGGAGGGGGCGGTCTACGAACTCTGCCAGGAAGCCCTGGAAACCGGCCGCAGCGTCGTCGAACGCTTCGGCTACAGCGACGAGGATGCCTTCGCCGTAGGCCTGACCTGCGGCGGAGTCATCGACATACTGATCACCCCGCTCCGGGCCGGCGCACCGTCGCGCCAGACGTACGTGGCCGCGCTGGCCGCCGCCGCCGCCGGCACGTCGGCAGCCGTGGCCCGGATCACCGAAGGCCCCGACGATCTGCTGGGCCGCGCCGTGCTGGTCCACACCGACGGATCGTACGAAGGAACGCTGGGCGGCCAACGGGAGCTGGACCGCACCGCCGTCTCCCAGGCGCTGGCCATGCTGGACGCGGGCCGTACCGAGACCATCACGATCGGCGAGGACGGCTCCCTCTGCGGGCGCCCGCTGACGCTGCTGGTCGAGTCGAGCGTGCCGCCGCCCCGGATGATCGTCTTCGGTGCGATCGATTTCGCGTCGGCCCTGGTCAGCGTGGGCAAACTGCTCGGCTACCGGGTCACCGTCTGCGACGCACGCCCGGTCTTCGCGACCGCCACCCGCTTCCCGGACGCCGACGAGATCGTCGTCGACTGGCCGCACCGCTATCTGGAGTCCACCGAGGTCGACAGCAGGACCGTGCTCTGCGTCCTCACGCACGACGCGAAGTTCGACGTGCCGCTGCTGAAACTGGCTCTCACCCTGCCGGTCGCCTATGTGGGCGCGATGGGCTCACGCCGTACCCACCTCGACCGGAACACCCGGCTCCGCGAGGTCGGCGTCACCGAGATGGAACTGAACCGCCTCCGCTCGCCCATCGGCCTGGACCTCGGCGCCAGGACCCCCGAGGAGACCGCCCTGTCCATCGGTGCGGAGATCGTCGCCCACCGGCGGGGCGGCACCGGTGTCCCGCTCACCGGCGCACACACACCCATCCACCACGACGGCTCGACGGGCCCGGCAGGCCGGATAGGCTCCGTCGCCTGA
- a CDS encoding glycosyltransferase family 2 protein: protein MVHLSVVVPCYNEAEVVGAFHTALVAALEPTGETFEICYVDDGSGDRTLSELRRLAADDSRVRYTSFSRNFGKESAMLAGLRMTAGDAAVLMDADLQHPPTLLPRMLDLHRHGYDQVVAQRDRTGEGALRSALSRMYYRLVRRCMDVEVIDGAGDFRLLSRRAVDSVLSLPESNRFSKGIFSWIGFDTVSFTYQNVERAAGESKWGGRHLLNYGIDGLLSFNSKPLRLAIHTGLCLFLSALVYALYIIGNVVLDGVDTPGYTTLITAIVALSGVQLATLGVIGEYVGRIYHESKRRPHYVVSETDDRARDFSARSPLEAAGQVRPTS from the coding sequence ATGGTGCACCTTTCGGTTGTCGTACCGTGCTACAACGAAGCGGAGGTGGTCGGCGCCTTTCACACCGCGCTGGTCGCCGCACTCGAACCGACCGGGGAGACGTTCGAGATCTGCTACGTCGACGACGGCAGCGGAGACCGGACCCTGAGCGAACTCCGCCGGCTCGCAGCCGACGATTCACGAGTGCGCTACACCTCCTTCAGCCGCAACTTCGGCAAGGAGTCGGCGATGCTCGCCGGCCTGCGGATGACAGCGGGTGACGCGGCGGTCCTGATGGACGCCGACCTCCAGCATCCGCCCACGCTCCTGCCGCGCATGCTCGACCTGCACCGGCACGGTTACGACCAGGTCGTCGCCCAGCGTGACCGTACGGGCGAGGGCGCGCTGCGGTCCGCTCTCAGCCGGATGTACTACCGGCTCGTCCGGCGCTGCATGGACGTCGAAGTCATCGACGGAGCGGGCGATTTCCGGCTGCTGTCCCGGCGCGCGGTGGACAGTGTGCTGTCGCTCCCGGAGAGCAACCGCTTCTCCAAGGGGATCTTCTCCTGGATCGGTTTCGACACCGTCAGCTTCACCTACCAGAACGTCGAGCGGGCGGCCGGAGAGTCCAAGTGGGGCGGGCGCCACCTGCTCAACTACGGCATCGACGGGCTGCTCTCGTTCAACAGCAAGCCGCTGCGGCTCGCCATCCACACGGGCCTCTGCCTCTTCCTGTCGGCGCTCGTCTACGCGCTGTACATCATCGGGAACGTCGTGCTGGACGGGGTCGACACCCCCGGATACACCACGCTGATCACCGCGATCGTCGCGCTCAGCGGGGTCCAGCTCGCCACCCTCGGCGTCATCGGTGAGTACGTCGGGCGGATCTACCACGAGTCGAAGCGCAGGCCGCACTACGTGGTCAGCGAGACCGACGACCGCGCCAGGGACTTCTCGGCGCGCTCCCCGCTGGAGGCCGCGGGTCAGGTGCGGCCGACCTCATGA
- a CDS encoding FAD binding domain-containing protein, whose translation MDFLRPASWEEALAAKAEHPTAVPIAGGTDIMVEINFDHRRPQYLLDLNRIGLLSEWHVGEETVQLGASVPYAKIMQHLRTELPGLALASHTVASPQIRNRGGVGGNLGTASPAGDAHPALLAAGCQVEAESVRGSRLIPIDDFYTGVKRNALAPDELIKSVHLKKADGPQQYSKVGTRNAMVIAVCAFGIALHPETRTVRTGIGSAAPTPIRAKAAEDFLNAALDEGGFWESGKIITPSIAKQFAQLVSGAANPIDDVRGTANYRRHAVGIMARRTLGWTWESYRGNGRSTEGVA comes from the coding sequence ATGGACTTCCTTCGCCCCGCCAGCTGGGAGGAGGCGCTCGCCGCCAAGGCCGAGCACCCCACGGCTGTGCCGATCGCCGGTGGCACCGACATCATGGTGGAGATCAACTTCGACCACCGCCGGCCCCAGTACCTCCTGGATCTGAACCGGATCGGCCTCCTCAGCGAGTGGCATGTCGGCGAGGAGACCGTCCAGCTGGGCGCGTCCGTCCCGTACGCCAAGATCATGCAGCATCTGCGCACGGAGCTGCCCGGTCTCGCGCTCGCATCGCACACCGTGGCCTCTCCGCAGATCCGTAACCGCGGCGGTGTCGGCGGCAACCTCGGCACGGCGTCGCCCGCCGGTGACGCCCACCCGGCGCTGCTCGCCGCCGGCTGCCAGGTCGAGGCCGAATCGGTGCGCGGCTCCCGGCTGATCCCCATCGACGACTTCTACACCGGTGTGAAGCGCAACGCGCTCGCACCCGACGAGCTCATCAAGTCGGTCCACCTCAAGAAGGCCGACGGCCCGCAGCAGTACTCCAAGGTCGGCACCCGCAACGCGATGGTCATCGCGGTGTGCGCCTTCGGTATCGCGCTGCACCCCGAGACCCGCACGGTCCGCACCGGCATCGGCTCGGCCGCCCCGACCCCGATCCGGGCGAAGGCGGCCGAGGACTTCCTGAACGCGGCGCTCGACGAGGGCGGCTTCTGGGAGAGCGGAAAGATCATCACCCCGTCGATCGCCAAGCAGTTCGCCCAGCTGGTCTCCGGCGCCGCGAACCCGATCGACGACGTCCGCGGCACGGCCAACTACCGCCGTCACGCCGTCGGCATCATGGCCCGCCGCACGCTCGGCTGGACCTGGGAGTCGTACCGCGGCAACGGCCGCAGCACAGAGGGAGTCGCATAA
- a CDS encoding xanthine dehydrogenase family protein molybdopterin-binding subunit, translated as MGVTGSPTNIKQGSKTKGGIGESTLRPDGTLKVTGEFAYSSDMWHEDMLWGFTLRSTTAHAEIKSIDISEALATSGVYSVLTYDDLPTEVKNYGLEIQDTPVLAHGKVRHHGEPVALVAADHPETARRAAAKIKIEYVELPVITDEASATGPDALLIHEGRDDHHIGHVPHPNIVHRQPIFRGDADEAAKRADVIVTGDYYFGMQDQAFLGPESGLAVPTEDGGVDLYVATQWLHSDLRQIAPVLGLPEEKVRMTLSGVGGAFGGREDLSMQIHACLLALRTGKPVKIVYNRFESFFGHVHRHPAKLHYEHGATKDGKLTHMKCRIVLDGGAYASASPAVVGNASSLAVGPYVIEDVDIEALALYTNNPPCGAMRGFGAVQACFAYEAQMDKLAAKLDMDPVEFRQLNAMEQGTLLPTGQACDSPAPVAELLRLVKSRPLPPEQQWLSAGEDADVRALPGGLSNTTHGEGVVRGVGYAVGLKNVGFSEGFDDYSTARVRMEIINGEPVATVHTAMAEVGQGGVTVHAQIVRTELGVNQVTIHPADTQVGSAGSTSASRQTYMTGGAVKNTAEAVREKVLEIGRAKLGTYHPAWATAELLLEGGKVVTDGGEVLADLVDVLEDEAVDLELEWRHRPTVAFDLVTGQGDGHVQYSFAAHRAVVEVDTELGLVKVIELAVAQDVGKALNPLSVVGQIQGGTTQGLGVAVMEEIIVDPKTAKVRNPSFTDYLIPTILDTPTIPVDVLELADEHAPYGLRGIGEAPTLSSTPAVLAAIRNATGLELNRTPIRPEHLTAT; from the coding sequence ATGGGCGTCACTGGTTCACCCACCAACATCAAGCAGGGCTCGAAGACCAAGGGCGGCATCGGCGAGTCCACGCTCCGCCCCGACGGCACCCTCAAGGTCACCGGCGAGTTCGCCTACTCGTCCGACATGTGGCACGAGGACATGCTCTGGGGCTTCACCCTCCGCTCCACCACCGCGCACGCCGAGATCAAGTCGATCGACATCTCCGAGGCGCTCGCGACGTCCGGCGTCTACTCCGTGCTCACGTACGACGACCTGCCCACCGAGGTGAAGAACTACGGCCTGGAGATCCAGGACACCCCGGTTCTCGCCCATGGAAAGGTCCGCCACCACGGCGAGCCGGTGGCACTCGTCGCCGCCGACCACCCGGAGACCGCGCGCCGGGCCGCGGCCAAGATCAAGATCGAGTACGTCGAGCTGCCCGTCATCACCGACGAGGCGTCGGCGACCGGGCCGGACGCGCTGCTCATCCACGAGGGCCGCGACGACCACCACATCGGCCACGTCCCGCACCCGAACATCGTGCACCGCCAGCCGATCTTCCGCGGTGACGCCGACGAGGCCGCGAAGCGCGCCGACGTCATCGTCACCGGCGACTACTACTTCGGTATGCAGGACCAGGCGTTCCTCGGCCCGGAGTCCGGCCTCGCCGTGCCCACCGAGGACGGCGGTGTCGACCTGTACGTCGCCACCCAGTGGCTGCACTCCGACCTCCGGCAGATCGCGCCGGTCCTCGGCCTGCCCGAGGAGAAGGTCCGGATGACGCTCTCCGGCGTCGGCGGCGCGTTCGGCGGCCGCGAGGACCTGTCGATGCAGATCCACGCCTGCCTGCTGGCGCTCCGCACCGGGAAGCCGGTCAAGATCGTCTACAACCGGTTCGAGTCCTTCTTCGGCCACGTCCACCGCCACCCGGCGAAGCTCCACTACGAGCACGGCGCCACCAAGGACGGCAAGCTCACCCACATGAAGTGCCGGATCGTGCTGGACGGCGGCGCCTACGCGTCCGCTTCCCCGGCGGTCGTCGGCAACGCCTCCTCGCTCGCCGTGGGCCCGTACGTCATCGAGGACGTCGACATCGAGGCCCTCGCGCTCTACACCAACAACCCGCCCTGCGGCGCCATGCGCGGCTTCGGCGCGGTCCAGGCGTGCTTCGCGTACGAGGCGCAGATGGACAAGCTCGCGGCGAAGCTGGACATGGATCCGGTGGAGTTCCGCCAGCTCAACGCCATGGAGCAGGGCACGCTGCTGCCGACCGGCCAGGCCTGTGACTCGCCGGCGCCCGTCGCCGAACTGCTGCGCCTGGTCAAGTCGCGTCCGCTGCCGCCCGAGCAGCAGTGGCTCTCGGCCGGCGAGGACGCGGACGTCCGCGCCCTGCCCGGCGGCCTCTCCAACACCACGCACGGCGAGGGCGTCGTACGCGGTGTGGGCTACGCGGTCGGCCTCAAGAACGTCGGCTTCTCCGAGGGCTTCGACGACTACTCCACCGCCCGGGTGCGGATGGAGATCATCAACGGCGAGCCCGTCGCGACCGTGCACACCGCGATGGCCGAGGTCGGCCAGGGCGGCGTCACCGTCCACGCGCAGATCGTCCGCACCGAACTCGGCGTCAACCAGGTGACCATCCACCCGGCCGACACCCAGGTCGGCTCGGCTGGTTCGACATCCGCCTCCCGGCAGACGTACATGACCGGCGGCGCGGTGAAGAACACCGCGGAGGCCGTCCGCGAGAAGGTCCTGGAGATCGGCCGGGCCAAGCTCGGCACGTACCACCCGGCCTGGGCGACGGCCGAACTCCTCCTGGAGGGCGGCAAGGTCGTCACCGACGGCGGCGAGGTCCTGGCGGACCTGGTCGACGTGCTGGAGGACGAGGCGGTGGACCTGGAACTGGAGTGGCGCCACCGTCCCACGGTCGCCTTCGACCTGGTGACCGGCCAGGGCGACGGGCACGTCCAGTACTCGTTCGCCGCCCACCGCGCGGTCGTCGAGGTGGACACCGAGCTCGGCCTGGTCAAGGTCATCGAACTCGCGGTGGCCCAGGACGTCGGCAAGGCGCTCAACCCGCTCTCCGTCGTCGGCCAGATCCAGGGCGGTACGACCCAGGGCCTGGGCGTCGCGGTGATGGAGGAGATCATCGTCGACCCGAAGACCGCGAAGGTGCGCAACCCCTCCTTCACGGACTACCTGATCCCGACGATCCTCGACACCCCGACGATCCCCGTCGACGTACTCGAACTCGCCGACGAGCACGCCCCGTACGGTCTGCGCGGTATCGGCGAGGCTCCGACGCTGTCCTCCACCCCGGCGGTCCTCGCGGCGATCCGCAATGCGACCGGACTCGAACTGAACCGGACACCGATCAGGCCGGAGCACCTCACGGCCACCTGA
- a CDS encoding NCS2 family permease, with protein MTQQSLEPDTVPEDAGAGTRQPAGRSWLDRYFHITKRGSTVATEVRGGITTFMAMAYIILLNPVILSGADVTGHHLNGGQITTATALAAAVTTLVMGFIGNVPLALAAGLGVSAVMAYQVAPEMTWGNAFAMCIIYGAIIVLLVVTGLRELIMNAIPLALKHAITMGIGLFVCLIGLVQAGFVTGMKGPGGVSGAKPLQLGTSDMLTGWPVVCFAVTLLLIFALQVRKVPGAILIGIVGGTVFAAIVNQVAGLSQKDWGLNAPALHGSPVSAPDFGLFGSVSFSGIGHVGGITVGVIVFTLVLAGFFDAIGTIIGVGQQANLVDKDGKMPGLNKALTIDGAGGIVGGLAGASGQTVFVESTAGVGDGARTGLASVVTGLGFALCLVFTPLAQLIPTQVASAALVVIGSMMLTNAKHIDWNDQATSIPVFLTTVLMPFAYSITVGIAAGVISHVLIKAVQGKFREIGWLMWVLTAVFLAYFALHPIESWLGVS; from the coding sequence ATGACCCAGCAGTCCCTTGAGCCAGACACCGTGCCGGAAGACGCCGGCGCGGGCACGCGCCAGCCGGCCGGCAGGTCCTGGCTGGACCGGTACTTTCACATAACAAAGAGAGGATCGACGGTCGCGACGGAGGTGCGCGGCGGCATCACCACCTTCATGGCGATGGCGTACATCATCCTCCTGAACCCGGTGATCCTCTCCGGCGCCGATGTCACCGGCCACCATCTCAACGGCGGCCAGATCACCACCGCCACCGCGCTCGCCGCGGCCGTCACCACCCTGGTGATGGGCTTCATCGGCAACGTGCCGCTGGCCCTCGCGGCGGGGCTCGGCGTCTCCGCGGTCATGGCGTACCAGGTCGCCCCGGAGATGACCTGGGGCAACGCGTTCGCGATGTGCATCATCTACGGCGCCATCATCGTGCTGCTGGTCGTCACCGGCTTGCGCGAACTCATCATGAACGCCATCCCACTGGCGCTGAAGCACGCCATCACCATGGGAATCGGCCTCTTCGTCTGCCTCATCGGCCTGGTCCAGGCAGGCTTCGTCACCGGGATGAAGGGCCCCGGCGGCGTCTCCGGAGCCAAGCCGCTCCAGCTGGGCACCAGTGACATGCTCACCGGGTGGCCGGTGGTCTGCTTCGCCGTCACCCTCCTGCTGATCTTCGCACTCCAGGTCCGCAAGGTCCCCGGCGCGATCCTGATCGGCATCGTCGGCGGCACCGTCTTCGCCGCGATCGTCAACCAGGTCGCCGGGCTCAGTCAGAAGGACTGGGGACTCAACGCCCCTGCGCTCCACGGCTCGCCCGTCAGCGCGCCGGACTTCGGTCTCTTCGGCAGTGTCTCGTTCAGCGGTATCGGTCACGTCGGCGGCATCACCGTCGGTGTCATCGTCTTCACCCTGGTGCTCGCCGGGTTCTTCGACGCGATCGGCACGATCATCGGTGTCGGCCAGCAGGCCAACCTCGTCGACAAGGACGGGAAGATGCCGGGCCTCAACAAGGCCCTGACCATCGACGGCGCCGGCGGCATCGTCGGGGGTCTCGCCGGGGCGTCCGGCCAGACGGTCTTCGTCGAGTCCACCGCGGGCGTCGGGGACGGTGCGCGCACCGGCCTCGCCAGCGTCGTCACCGGCCTCGGCTTCGCGCTCTGCCTGGTCTTCACCCCGCTCGCCCAGCTCATCCCCACCCAGGTCGCGTCCGCCGCGCTGGTCGTCATCGGCTCGATGATGCTGACCAACGCCAAGCACATCGACTGGAACGACCAGGCCACCTCCATCCCGGTGTTCCTGACCACCGTTCTGATGCCGTTCGCCTACTCCATCACCGTGGGCATCGCGGCCGGCGTCATCTCCCACGTCCTCATCAAGGCCGTCCAGGGCAAGTTCCGGGAGATCGGCTGGCTGATGTGGGTACTCACCGCAGTGTTCCTGGCCTACTTCGCACTCCATCCCATTGAGAGCTGGCTGGGCGTCAGTTAG
- a CDS encoding GtrA family protein produces MSSDETRTSSAPPPVPSPAPAKKARTLGQFVTFAAIGVANTAVYYAVFATLNHWLPYLAAHVLGWAVGITVSFLLNSYITCRTRPTWRAFARYPLSGLVNVVGSGILLYLAVSMLGMNEDIAAIAAGVLVTPLSFLLARWAIDSGTAPAPGEDPVRAAASRG; encoded by the coding sequence ATGAGCTCCGACGAAACGCGCACGTCCTCCGCACCTCCCCCGGTCCCGTCCCCGGCGCCCGCGAAGAAGGCCCGCACGCTCGGGCAGTTCGTCACGTTCGCGGCGATCGGGGTCGCCAACACCGCGGTCTACTACGCGGTGTTCGCCACGCTGAACCACTGGCTGCCGTATCTGGCGGCCCATGTGCTGGGCTGGGCCGTGGGCATCACCGTGTCGTTCCTGCTCAACTCGTACATCACCTGCCGCACCCGCCCCACCTGGCGCGCCTTCGCGCGCTACCCGCTCTCCGGCCTGGTCAATGTCGTGGGCAGCGGAATCCTGCTCTACCTGGCGGTGAGCATGCTCGGGATGAACGAGGACATCGCCGCCATCGCGGCCGGTGTCCTCGTCACTCCCCTCTCTTTCCTGCTGGCCCGCTGGGCCATCGACTCGGGCACGGCGCCCGCGCCCGGCGAGGACCCGGTCAGGGCAGCCGCTTCGCGTGGGTGA
- a CDS encoding cytochrome P450 family protein, whose amino-acid sequence MTTSPVSPHRMDPSGGCPHAANALLLAQGAVVPVVLPGEVEGAAVLGHAALREFLAHPDVAKGSQHFTALQEGRIEEGWPLRTFATVRSMTTADGADHRRLRSLVSRAFTGRRVESLRPRIETLAAGLLDGVAAAADRDGTVDLRRQYALPLPMGVICELLGVGPEYRERLHHLSDQVVSTGIGPDEVVAANQEMVAVLAAVAAGRRERPGDDLTSALIAAREEDGDRLSEPELIGTLLLMIVAGHETTLNLVANAVRALCAHRDQLALVMAGRATWLDVVEETLRWDSPVSFFPFRYPTRDLPVAGTVIPRGTPVLAGYSAAGRDPAVHGPDADRFDITRDARHISLGHGPHFCLGAPLARLEATVALERLFTRFPGLELAVPEEELARHPGFVGNGVRELPVRLGPDRAAPPR is encoded by the coding sequence ATGACCACCTCACCCGTCTCCCCGCACCGGATGGACCCGTCCGGCGGTTGCCCGCACGCCGCCAACGCGCTGCTCCTGGCCCAGGGCGCGGTGGTCCCGGTCGTCCTGCCCGGCGAGGTCGAGGGGGCGGCGGTCCTCGGACACGCGGCGCTCAGGGAGTTCCTGGCGCACCCCGACGTCGCCAAGGGGTCGCAGCACTTCACCGCACTCCAGGAGGGGCGGATCGAGGAGGGCTGGCCGTTGCGGACCTTCGCCACCGTACGGTCCATGACAACGGCCGACGGCGCCGACCACCGCAGGTTGCGCTCCCTGGTTAGCCGGGCGTTCACCGGGCGCCGGGTGGAGTCGCTGCGTCCGCGGATCGAGACGCTGGCCGCGGGGCTGCTCGACGGCGTCGCGGCCGCGGCGGACCGCGACGGCACGGTCGACCTCCGTCGGCAGTACGCGCTGCCGCTGCCGATGGGCGTCATCTGCGAGCTCCTCGGGGTCGGTCCGGAGTACCGGGAGCGGCTGCACCACCTCTCCGACCAGGTCGTCTCCACCGGTATCGGTCCCGATGAGGTGGTGGCCGCCAACCAGGAGATGGTCGCCGTGCTGGCCGCCGTCGCGGCGGGGCGGCGTGAGCGGCCGGGCGACGATCTCACCAGCGCGCTGATCGCTGCCCGCGAGGAGGACGGCGACCGGCTGAGCGAGCCGGAGCTGATAGGCACCCTGCTCCTGATGATCGTCGCCGGTCACGAGACCACGCTGAACCTCGTCGCCAACGCGGTCCGGGCGCTCTGCGCCCACCGGGACCAGCTCGCCCTGGTCATGGCGGGCCGGGCCACCTGGCTGGACGTCGTCGAGGAGACGCTGCGCTGGGACAGCCCGGTCAGCTTCTTCCCCTTCCGCTACCCGACTCGCGATCTGCCCGTCGCGGGCACGGTGATCCCACGCGGCACCCCGGTGCTGGCCGGGTACTCGGCGGCAGGCCGCGACCCGGCCGTCCACGGACCGGACGCCGACCGGTTCGACATCACCCGGGACGCCCGCCACATCTCCCTCGGGCACGGCCCGCACTTCTGCCTCGGCGCACCGCTGGCCCGGCTGGAGGCCACGGTCGCCCTGGAACGGCTCTTCACGCGCTTTCCCGGACTGGAACTGGCCGTTCCCGAAGAGGAGCTGGCCCGGCACCCGGGCTTCGTGGGGAACGGGGTGCGCGAGCTTCCCGTACGACTCGGGCCCGACCGGGCTGCGCCGCCCCGCTGA
- a CDS encoding DUF6056 family protein, with the protein MAVDASSVTVPRQPGDGDRTSRGPGRDGPLRELARSWALVLSLVPLGLLTVAVWYGQYVRPSADEWCFLPYVRDHGISGLTGKFYFHDNGRIANGWLVGLYAEPGVPGHQWFGLVSGVLMVGLLWAVIALAVRAGRLTVPRGVPLLVASVTAVVFLLATTNTYKTFFWPAASVSHTVAPVLALAAVIPALLARSPRARIAALVITVFAGTFIGTLSEETSVVLLVVLSAVVLFAGQVFSAEARRYARHWSLATMAGVVIGVLLLVTSPGSRERRQKFGAGTSMVAPDSLTTSLHLYAHIIWTVLSTWQYLGAVAAGLVLGLVARRERPTALLPCRPFLLTGVGALAVLVSGFLCTVITYPVFGKHVLTTQRTWNDYLLLYVLLLVGVGALLGRAIRQRPRGALAVTAAAGVICAGVCVSLAVPLHTLGHQMHVRAEKWDRQDQWMRKESAAGAKVLPYKPLHVAKMLEPFSKKPHGWPASCVADYYHVDRVTHAKRLP; encoded by the coding sequence ATGGCCGTCGACGCATCGAGCGTCACCGTCCCCAGGCAACCGGGCGACGGAGACCGGACGTCGAGAGGCCCCGGGCGCGACGGACCGCTCCGGGAACTGGCCAGGTCCTGGGCGCTCGTCCTCTCCCTGGTGCCGCTCGGCCTGCTCACCGTGGCGGTCTGGTACGGGCAGTATGTGCGCCCCAGCGCCGACGAGTGGTGCTTCCTGCCGTACGTACGTGACCACGGCATCTCCGGGCTCACCGGCAAGTTCTACTTCCACGACAACGGCCGGATCGCCAACGGCTGGCTCGTCGGCCTCTATGCCGAGCCGGGAGTCCCGGGCCACCAGTGGTTCGGACTGGTCAGCGGCGTGCTGATGGTGGGGCTGCTCTGGGCGGTGATCGCCCTGGCCGTCCGGGCGGGCCGGCTCACCGTGCCGCGCGGCGTACCACTGCTCGTGGCGTCCGTCACCGCCGTGGTCTTCCTCCTCGCCACCACCAACACGTACAAGACGTTCTTCTGGCCCGCGGCCTCCGTCTCGCACACCGTGGCGCCCGTGCTCGCCCTCGCCGCGGTCATCCCCGCGCTGCTGGCCCGCAGCCCCCGGGCCCGGATCGCAGCCCTGGTCATCACCGTGTTCGCGGGCACCTTCATCGGGACCCTGTCCGAGGAGACCTCGGTCGTGCTCCTCGTGGTCCTCTCGGCCGTCGTGCTCTTCGCCGGTCAGGTCTTCTCCGCCGAAGCACGGCGCTACGCCCGCCACTGGTCGCTCGCCACGATGGCCGGAGTCGTCATCGGTGTACTGCTCCTGGTGACCTCACCGGGCTCGCGTGAGCGCCGTCAGAAGTTCGGCGCCGGGACCTCGATGGTGGCCCCCGACTCGCTGACCACCTCCCTGCACCTCTACGCCCACATCATCTGGACGGTCCTGTCGACCTGGCAGTACCTGGGCGCGGTCGCGGCCGGACTGGTGCTCGGTCTGGTGGCTCGCCGGGAGAGGCCGACGGCCCTGCTGCCGTGCCGTCCGTTCCTGCTGACCGGCGTCGGTGCGCTGGCCGTCCTGGTCTCCGGCTTCCTGTGCACCGTCATCACGTACCCGGTGTTCGGAAAGCACGTCCTGACCACCCAGCGGACCTGGAACGACTATCTGCTGCTCTACGTCCTGCTGCTCGTCGGCGTCGGCGCGCTGCTGGGCCGCGCGATCCGGCAGCGCCCGCGTGGGGCGCTGGCCGTGACGGCCGCGGCGGGCGTCATCTGCGCCGGAGTCTGCGTCTCACTGGCCGTACCGCTGCACACCCTCGGGCACCAGATGCACGTCAGGGCCGAGAAGTGGGACCGCCAGGACCAGTGGATGCGGAAGGAGTCGGCGGCCGGGGCGAAGGTGCTGCCGTACAAGCCGCTCCATGTGGCCAAGATGCTGGAGCCGTTCAGCAAGAAGCCGCACGGCTGGCCGGCCAGCTGCGTCGCCGACTACTACCACGTCGACCGCGTCACCCACGCGAAGCGGCTGCCCTGA
- a CDS encoding (2Fe-2S)-binding protein: protein MRVNFTVNGRPQEADDVWEGESLLYVLRERMGLPGSKNACEQGECGSCTVRLDGVPVCSCLVAAGQAEGREIVTVEGLADYSKHRDGAHPGTGCSSSGCGTSLDAAKRWQSKPTDGRSGEAGDLSPIQQAFIDAGAVQCGFCTPGLLVAADELLEQNDSPSDADIREALSGNLCRCTGYEKILDAVRLAAARQEETV from the coding sequence ATGCGCGTGAACTTCACGGTCAACGGCCGTCCGCAGGAGGCCGACGACGTCTGGGAGGGCGAGAGCCTGCTCTACGTGCTCCGCGAGCGCATGGGCCTGCCCGGCTCCAAGAACGCCTGCGAGCAGGGCGAATGCGGCTCCTGCACGGTGCGCCTCGACGGCGTCCCGGTCTGCTCCTGCCTGGTCGCCGCCGGGCAGGCCGAGGGCCGCGAGATCGTCACGGTCGAGGGCCTGGCGGACTACTCCAAGCACCGCGACGGCGCCCACCCCGGCACCGGCTGCTCCTCGTCGGGCTGCGGCACCAGCCTGGACGCCGCCAAGCGCTGGCAGTCCAAGCCGACCGACGGCCGTTCCGGCGAGGCCGGTGACCTCTCCCCGATCCAGCAGGCGTTCATCGACGCCGGCGCCGTGCAGTGCGGTTTCTGCACCCCGGGTCTGCTGGTCGCCGCCGACGAACTGCTGGAGCAGAACGACTCACCGTCCGACGCGGACATCCGTGAGGCGCTCTCCGGCAACCTCTGCCGCTGCACCGGTTACGAGAAGATCCTCGACGCGGTCCGCCTCGCGGCCGCTCGCCAGGAAGAGACGGTCTGA